The Purpureocillium takamizusanense chromosome 11, complete sequence region GCACTCAGCGCTCTCGAGCCAAGAACAGGATTTGTAGGGGTTTTGTCGGAAGGTGTGAATTGTTGGCGTTCATGCTGGCCAATCTTGCCGTGGTCAAGGCCACAAACAGCTTTGCTGCTGAAAGCTGAGGGTATCAAATGCGAGAAGTATAAATACTGCAGCCCGTGAATTAGTTAAATTGTCCTGAATCAGCGATGTTCTGACTTACCTTTTGTCCTCACGAGTTGCGTTCCTGAGAATTTCCAGTCACACCATGTATCTCAACGAATTCTGAAGTAAATTCCGAATTCTTCTGGGCGTCGAAGCTCAAACGTCGCCATTTGAGTCGGCGGGAGAATCCGCAGAAGCAGCACTTCCAGGAGAGCTGACGACATTGGTATTGCCAGCGCCATGATGGACAGACGAGGTCTGAGTGCCGCGACGACTGCGGCGACGTCTCTCAgaaggacggcgagggcggtaCTGGTAGTCCGGGTGCTTCTCCAAGAGTGCCTGCTTCACCTGAAGTGACATGTCCTTGTACTTCTTTCTGATCTCCTCGGTCTCACCATTCCAAGCTTTTCCAAGGATCTGGGCTTGAAGTTGTTAGGGCTCTGACTGATCATACCTCGGGAGATTGAACTTACAGATTTCGTTGTTGGTGATGCCCGGGTTGGCTGCCTTCACCAAATGATGGCGTTCCTTGCGGTAGAGAATGTACGCATTGGGAGGGCGGGGGATCTTGAGATGCTTGGGCGGAATGGGCGCCGAAATCAAAGTCGCGGTAATCGGCTGCGACTGATTCTTTCGGATCCAGAAGAGGTTATGTCCAACAGCGCCAGGAGCGGACAAGATCGTGCCACCTTCAGCCACGAAGTGGCGAGGAGCACCAAGGAAAACTCGGTCACTATTTCCAGTGCCATCGATGACATAGATGAGGGACTCCCGAACATGTGGCCTGCCTCGAGTTAGAATTCATTCTCATTGCTGAGCAGACCACATACATGAATTTGGCAGCAATGAACCTCTTGCCAGAGCTGTCGAGAAGACGGAAGGTGACTCCCGGGACAACCAGAACCTGGCAGAAAGGGCTGACCTGGAGTTCGAGAGCACTCCAGATTCTGTCCAGCCTCTCCAGTCCCTCCATGTCGTGAGCACTGATCATCGTGGGAGGATCCATCGTCGTGATTTCGCCTCTTGGCATTCAAATCTCGGTAGAAGGTCTGCTGGGTGTGCGGCGAGGCCGGTATTGGGAGGTCGAGAATTTCCAGACTGTAATCACTAGGAGCGGTATGAAGGAAGAAACCCTCTCCAAGTACGATGCACGGAGCTGAGATGAGGTCGAAAGTCAATCGAAGCGGCTGTTTCAAATCTTTCAACCCGCCCAAGAGGGGATGTGAAGAAAGAAGTCGGAATCTGTGCCAGAGGTTGAGCAGTTCGAGAAGAGGTTGGAGGTGGTCCCAGAAGTAGGCACCCCCACAAGTGCTGCACCAGTTCTTCTCTGGGCACACCCCAGCAGCCACTTCGCCCCTACCCCTCCCACCCCAGATAAATGCACCCCTCCCCTCAATTTTAGCGTTGGCCACGGTGACACCCCCTTCGCCACCAGTGCAAACGTACGCCAACGCGCGTGCCCCGCCAAATCGCACAGCCTAAATGATGTAGAGCGCAATGGCATAAGTACTGTAAAGGACCTCATTCATTGTTCCTTCAAGTAGACATTTGTATACTTCCCGTACGAGAATGCTAAATTGACCTTGATGAAGAGTCTTTTGAAACAGGGCACTGATTAGAACTGAGCGCTCCTGGCCCTAAAAATGCTGCAGAATTGGCACAAGGCGCACCTCTAACGCAGTCTTTACGAGGGCAACCTTGCCGAAACACAGGCCCCACAGCCCGCTCGACTTGCGCAACTTGTACCCTGCCCGGTGCCCACCAGTCTGGCGCTGCATCCCACACATACTCTTCGCGTTCTCTGCCTCCGACACCTCTTTCTTCCTTCGCCCTTTCACCACAGTCACAACAGAGTCGAGACCTGAATCCCTCTACAATCCACCTCAACACCAAGTTGCAAGGGAAAATGACGACCATCCAGGCCGAGAGTCTCATCCCCGAGGCGACCCTCCAGCGTCTCGCCCCC contains the following coding sequences:
- a CDS encoding uncharacterized protein (COG:K~EggNog:ENOG503P720); this encodes MISAHDMEGLERLDRIWSALELQVSPFCQVLVVPGVTFRLLDSSGKRFIAAKFMPHVRESLIYVIDGTGNSDRVFLGAPRHFVAEGGTILSAPGAVGHNLFWIRKNQSQPITATLISAPIPPKHLKIPRPPNAYILYRKERHHLVKAANPGITNNEISQILGKAWNGETEEIRKKYKDMSLQVKQALLEKHPDYQYRPRRPSERRRRSRRGTQTSSVHHGAGNTNVVSSPGSAASADSPADSNGDV